One Hippoglossus hippoglossus isolate fHipHip1 chromosome 13, fHipHip1.pri, whole genome shotgun sequence genomic window carries:
- the LOC117772729 gene encoding SPRY domain-containing SOCS box protein 4-like → MGQKISGSIKSVDVRGEPSYQPVRHELRGLDFCRPPRLDLLLDMPPASPENQLRHAWNADDRSLNVFVKEDDKLTFHRHPVAQSTDCIRGKVGYTRGLHVWRIHWPARQRGTHAVVGVATAEAPLHSVGYLALVGSDSESWGWDLGRNRLYHDGKNRPASTSAPTYPCFLEPDESFVLPDSLAVILDMDEGTLSFMVDGQYLGVAFRGLKGKRLYPIVSAVWGHCEVSIRYVNGLDPEPLPLMDLCRRVARLTLGRERIHHIDTLPLPQTLKNYLQYQ, encoded by the exons ATGGGCCAGAAGATCTCAGGCAGTATTAAGTCTGTGGATGTACGTGGGGAGCCTTCATATCAGCCTGTGCGCCACGAGCTGCGGGGACTAGATTTCTGTCGGCCCCCCAGGTTGGATTTACTGCTGGACATGCCACCGGCCAGTCCTGAGAATCAACTTCGCCACGCTTGGAACGCCGATGACAGGTCCCTCAACGTCTTTGTTAAGGAGGATGACAAGCTGACGTTCCACCGACACCCCGTAGCACAGAGCACAGACTGTATCCGGGGCAAAGTGGGTTACACCAGGGGCCTCCATGTTTGGCGGATTCACTGGCCTGCCCGACAGAGAGGCACCCATGCTGTCGTGGGCGTGGCCACTGCTGAAGCGCCTTTACATTCAGTGGGTTATTTGGCCCTGGTGGGCTCGGACTCTGAGTCCTGGGGCTGGGACCTGGGTCGGAACAGACTCTACCATGATGGAAAAAACCGACCGGCTTCCACATCTGCGCCCACGTACCCCTGCTTCCTGGAGCCAGACGAGTCCTTTGTTCTCCCAGACTCTCTGGCAGTAATACTAGACATGGATGAAGGAACGCTGAGCTTCATGGTAGATGGACAGTATCTGGGAGTGGCTTTTAGAGGGCTAAAGGGCAAGAGACTGTATCCCATCGTCAGTGCTGTGTGGGGGCACTGTGAGGTTTCTATTCGCTACGTCAACGGACTAGATC CGGAGCCCCTGCCCCTCATGGACTTGTGCAGACGAGTAGCTCGACTGACTCTGGGCAGAGAGCGCATACATCACATCGACACACTCCCACTGCCACAGACTCTAAAGAACTACCTCCAGTACCAGTGA